GGCGCTCGGCGAAGAGCGCGTCGGCGGCCGCGAAGACGGCCGCCCGGTTCCGCAGGGCGTCCTTGCGGGGTCTGCGCTCGGTCACGTGGTTCCTCTCCTGCGTTCTCTGCCTTGGGTGCCGCCGTGCGTTGGCTTGTTGCAAAGCGGACCCGGGGTCCGTATCGTCGATTGAAGCGGACCGCTGGTCCGTATCGTATGGGACGGAGGAACCCATGCCCACACCCACACCCACGTGCACCGCACCGGAAGACCTCTACCGCCACAGCCTCCGGCTGCTCCTCGACAAGGACATCGCCGGGTGGGTCGGCCTGTGGGCCGAGGACGGCGTCATGGAGTTCCCCTTCGCGCCGCCGGGATGGCCCGGGCGGCTGCAGGGCCGGGAGGCGATCGCCGCCTATATGCGCGCCTATCCCGACCACATCGACCTGCACGAGTTCCCCGGGCTGCGCATCCACCGCACCGCCGCCCCGGAGACGATCGTGGTCGAGATGCGCGGCGTGGGCCGCCTGGTCGAGACCGGGGCGCCCTTCGACATGACCTACATCGCCGTCGTGTCGGTCCGGGACGGACGCTTCACCTCGTACCGCGACTACTGGAACCCCCTCGCCGTCCAGCAACCCGGCCTGGACTTCGCCGGGAGCGGTGCCCGATGACCGGCACCGGCACCACCCTGGTCATCGGCGCCACCGGCACCACCGGCAGCCGTACCGTGGCGCGGCTGGCCGCCGCCCGCCACCGTGTGCGGGCCGCGAGCCGCCGGGCCACCCGGCTCCCGGGCGCGGAAGCGGTCCGCTTCGACTGGTACGACCCCGCCACCCACGGCGCCGCCCTCGCCGCAGCCGCACGCGTCTACCTCGTCCCGCCGGTCGGCGACCCGGACCCGGCCGCCGTCATGCTGCCCTTCCTCCAGCGGGCCCGCGCCGCGGGCGTGCAGCGCGCCGTACTGCTCAGCTCCTCGGCCATCCCCGAAGGCGGCCCGGGAGTGGGGGCGGTGCACCAGGCCCTGCCCGGCCTGTTCGGCCAGTGGGCCGTCCTGCGGCCCTCCTGGTTCATGCAGAACTTCACCGGGGCGCACGCCCATGCCCAGAGCATCCGCGAGGACGGCGTCATCCTGACCGCGACCGGGACCGGCAGGGTCGGATTCGTCGACGCCGAGGACATCGCCGCCGCAGCCGTCCGTGCCCTGACCGACGACCGTGCGCCCAACACCGATCCAGTCCTGACCGGACCGGAGGCCCTCGGCTACGACGACATCGCCGCCGTAGTCACAGAGGTCACCGGCCGGCCCGTGGTCCACCGGCAGCTGACGTACGAGCAGCTGCGGGACCGGCTGGCCGCGCAACTGCCGCCGGAGTTCGCCACCTTGCTGGCCGGGATGGACCGCGCCATCGCCCAGGGCGCCGAGAACCGCACCACCGACGCCGTCCAACGGCTCACCGGCCGCCCGCCGCACAGCTTCCGGGCGGTCGCCGAACGCGAACTGAACCATCGTTAGCGGAAGTTGAGGAACCGCGAGGCTGGCTGCGGCCGTCGTCGTCGAGCGGACCTGACACCTGCCGTGCCCCACCGGGTCTGACGTACAGCGGCCGTCGGTTGTACGGTCTGGGCGAGTTGATGTTCGTGCGGACGGTTGTACGCGTTGTACGGGGGAGGCGGTCGCGGTGACCGGTGCCGGTGGGGAAGTGGCGGACGCGGTGGGCGCGGTGGCGCGGGGCACGCGCCGGCTGCCCCGGGTGAGCGGGTTCGCCCAATGGCCGCGACAGGGCTCGCCCAAGGAGGAGGGCAAGGCGCTGCGCACGAGCGTCCCGCGCCGTGCACACCGCACCCTCGACCTGGACGCCGCCCGCCCCGACGCGGTGCACGCCGTCACCGAGTCCAACGCCGGCCGTATCCCCGAGCTGACGCCCATCCGCGTCGGCCGGATGACGGCCACCCCGTTCGCCTTCCTGCGCGGCTCGGCCGGACTCATGGCGTACGACCTGGCCCGCACCCCCATGACCAGGATCGGCACCCAGATATGCGGAGACGCCCACGCGGCCAACTTCGGCCTGTACGGCGACCCCCGCGGCGGTCTCGTCATCGACCTCAACGACTTCGACGAGACCGTGCACGGCCCCTGGGAGTGGGATCTCAAACGGCTCGCCACCTCGCTGGTGCTCGCCGGACGGGAGGCCGGCGCCGACGAGGACACCTGCCGCGCGGCCGCTCAGGACGCGGCCGGCGCCTACCGCCGCACCATGCGGCTGCTGGCCAAGCTGCCGGTCCTCGACGCGTGGAACGCCATCGCCGACGAGGAACTGGTCTCCCACACCGACGCCCACGACCTCCTCGGCACGCTGCAGCGGGTCTCCGAGAAGGCCCGCGCCAACACCAGCGGCCGGTTCGCGGCGAAGTCGACCGAGGCGGTAGAGGACGGCGGACGCCGGTTCATGGACGCCGCGCCCGTGCTGCGCCGGATCCCCGACGAGGAGGCCCACGCGGTCGCCGCGTCCCTGGAGTCGTACATCCACACGCTCAGCGAGGACCGGCACCCGTTGCTCGCCCGGCACGCCGTGCACGACGTGGCCTTCCGGGTCGTCGGCACCGGCAGCGTCGGCACCCGTTCCTACGTCGTGCTGCTCCTCGATCACCGTGAGCAGCCGCTGGTGCTCCAGGTGAAGGAGGCCAGGCCCTCGGTCCTGGTCCCGCATCTGGCCACGGTCGGCTTCGAGACACCGCCGGTGGACCACGAGGGCCGCCGGGTGGTCCTGGGCCAGAAGCGGATGCAGGTCGTCAGCGACATCCTGCTCGGCTGGACGACCGTCGACGGGCGCCCCTTCCAGGTCCGCCAGTTCCGCAACCGCAAGGGCAGCGTCGACCCCGCCGCCCTCGCCGCCGACCAGGTCGACGACTACGGCCGGATGACCGGCGCCCTGCTGGCCCGCGCCCACTCCCACAGCGCCGACCCGCGGCTGATCGCCGGGTACTGCGGCAAGAACGACGAACTGGACGAGGCGATCGCCGCCTTCGCCGCCGCCTACGCCGACCGCACGGAGGCGGATCACGCGGAACTGGTGGCGGCGGTGCGGGCGGGAAACATCGCGGCCGAGCTGGGGGTATGAGACAAGCTGGGTGTGTGGCCGGGGTGGAGGTGTGGCCGGCGCGGGGTGTGAGGGAGCCGACGGCGGCCGCAGCGCCCCAGGGACACGGGGCTGTAACGATGTGCGGCTCCGCGGCGACGGGGGTCCTCCCGGGTTCGAGCGAAGCCGAGAACTTGAAGCCGAGAACTTGAAGCCGAGAACTCGGGGGAGCGACCAGCCACGACGGTCCCGCACCCGGCAGACGACAGGTAGCTCTACGGCGAGATGCCCCCGGCCGCGCCAAGCGCAGCGGCTACGCTGTTCGACGTGACGACCCCGGAAGCCGACCAGTCCCAGCCGCCGCGGCCCGAGGAACGGCTCGAGCGGGCCGTACGGGCCGCCGAGCAGGCGCTGATCGAGTACGAGATCGCCGTCGAGACGTTCCGGGTCGAGGTCGAGAACTTCTCCCGGCTGCACGAGCAGCGACTCGGCCCGCTCTACGCCCGGATCGAGGAGCTGGACGCCGAGATCGCCGAGGCGAAGGCCGCCCGCACCGGCGACCCGGAGGACATCCGCCGCGCCGAGGAGGCCCGCGCCCGCGTCCTGCCCATCCCCGGCGTGGAGGAACTGCTGCACGGCTGGATGGACGGCCAGGGCCTGTTCCCGGAGGCCGCCGCCATGCTCACCGACCAGGCCGTACGGCCCCCGGAGCGGGTGCGGCCCAGCGAGGAGGCCCGCAAGCTCTACCGCGAGCTGGCCCGCAAGGCCCACCCCGACCTCGCACAGGAGGAAGCGGAACGGCAGCGGCGTGAGGAGTTCATCACCCGGGTCAACGCCGCCTACGCCCGCGGCGACGAGACGCTGCTCAAGGAGCTCGCAGAGGAGTGGGCGGCCGGCCCGGTACCGCCCGAGCGGCTCCCGAGCCCCGCCGAGGAGCTGTACGCCCGCCTCGAATGGCTCTCCCAGCGCAAGGAACTGCTCACCCTCGTCGCCCGCGAACTGGAGGAGGGCGCGATCGCCGGCATGCTCCGGCTCGCCCCCGACGACCCCGACGGGCTCCTCGAGGAGATCGCCGGCCGACTGCGCTCCGACATCGCCCAGCGGGAGGCGGAACTGGCGTCCCTGCTGACACAGAGCTGAGCCGCCACTCGCTTCTGCCGGCGCCCGGGACCTTCGGGTAGCGTCGGGGACATGAATTTCGCAGCTCGGGTACCCACGGTCGAGATCACGGACCTCAAGGACGGCGACTTCCTGCTGGACGTCCGCGAGGACGACGAATGGCAGGCGGGCCATGCCGAGGGAGCGCTGCACATCCCCATCAGCGAGTTCGTGGCCCGCTACGGCGAGCTGACCGAGGCCGCCCCGCAGGACGGCCGCGTTCACGTCATCTGCCGCTCCGGCGGCCGCTCGGCCCAGGTCACCATGTACCTGGTCCAGCAGGGCATCGACGCGGTGAACGTCGACGGCGGCATGCAGGTCTGGCAGGCAGCGGGCCGCCCGGTGACCACGGATGAGGGCGAGCCCGGGTTCGTTCTGTAGCTCTCCCTATTGCCTCCTATTGCCTCCTATTGCCTCGGTGCCCTTGGGGCGCCTTCTGCCTGGGGGCGCGCGCTTCTCGAAGACGCGTGCTTCTCAAAGGGGACACATGCCGCCCGGGGTCGTGTTCTGCCCCCAGGGACCGCGCGCCGGTCAGCCCAGCGGATGCGCGGCCAGCAGATCCCCGAGCCTCTCCTCGTGTGCCGACGCCGGGCCGAGCGCCAGCTCCAGGTGCTTGGCCCAGGCGTGATACCGGTGCAGCGGACAGTCGGTGTCGGCGCCGAACCCGCCGTGCAGATGCTGTGCCGTCTGCACCACCCGGCGCACCCCCTCCGCCGCCCAGATCTTCGCCACCGCGACATCCCCGGCAGCGGGCAGTGCCCCCGACGCCCCCGACGCGATCCGCCAGGCGGCCTGCCAGAGGGTCGCCTCCATGGCGCGCAGATCGATGTACCGGTCCGCGGCCTGCACGGCCACCGCCTGGAACGTCGCGATCGGATACCCGAACTGCTCCCGCTTCCCGGTGTACTCGGCGGTCATGTCCAGCACCCGCTCACCCAGCCCGAGCGCCAGCGCGCACGTACCGGTGGCGAGCAGCGCATGCAGCCACTCCCAGACACCCTCGGCCTCGATGACATCACCCACGTCGATCCGCACGGACGCCAGCCGCAGTTCGGCCAGCCGCTCCCCGCTGGTGGACACCTGCTCGGCGAGGACCACCCCGTCCCGCTCACACGGCACCAGCGCGAGCACGGTCCGCTCGGCAGCCGTCCCCGCCAGATGTGCCGGTACGACGACGAAGTCCGCCTCGTACGCCCACGGCACCGCCGTCTGCACCCCGTCCAGCACCCATTCCGTACCGTCCCGCCTTGCGCCGACGGCCAGTTCGGCCGGGTCGTGGCCGCTACGGCCGTTCGCCGCGACCGTCAGCACCAGCTCGCCCCGGCCGGCCCGCGCCAGGAGCCGCTGCGTCAACTCCGGCCCGCCATAGGCCTGTACGGCCGCTGCCGCCGCGCTGTGCTCCAGCAGCGGCACCCGGGCGAGCACCTTGGCCGACTCGCGCAGCACCAGGCACAGCGCGATCGCGTCCAGACCGGAACCGCCGTATGCCTCGTCGAGCAGCAGGCTCAGCAGATCCGCCTCGGCCAGCCGGGACCACAGCTCCCGGTCGAAACCCTCGGCCACGGCACCGGTGGTGAGCGCCGGGCTGGGCACCGCGTCCGGTACCACGCCGGTGAACACCCCGCGCGCCGCCTCGGCCGCCGCCCGCTGCTCCTCGGTGAAGGTGAAGTCCACGGCCTGTCCTTCCGGCGATTCCGGCGATCTGACGGTCCGTCAAGATAGAACAGGTTCTAGGAGAAGGGAATGGTCCGGAACCAAGCCCCAGCGTTCCTGGGGGCCTCCCCCTCCCCTCCCCTCCCTCTCCCCCTCCCCACCCCCACCCTTCCCCACGCCGAGTCGCCCCCTTGCAGCCCTCAGCGGTCGAAGTCCAGCTCCACCCGTTCCGTCAGCGGGTGCGACTGACAGGCCAGTACATAGCCGGCTTCCGTTTCCTCCGTTTCCAGGGCGAAGTTGCGGTCCATGCGGACCTCGCCGGAGACCAGGAACGCGCGACAGGTCCCGCAGACTCCGCCCTTGCAGGCGTAGGGCGCGTCGGGGCGGTTGCGCAGGACCGTCTCCAGCAGGGACTCGCCCTCCTGGACCGGCCAGGTGCCGCCGCGTCCGTCGAGCCGGGCGGTGACCGTGCTGTGCTCGGGGGTCCGGACGCCGGTGGCCGGTGACGAGCCCGCGTCCACATGGAAGATCTCCTGGTGGATGCGGGAGCGGTCCACGGCCAACTCGCGCAGCGCCTGCTCCGCGCCCCGCACCAGCCCGTACGGCCCGCACAGGAACCAGCCCGCGACCCGGTCGACCGGCAGCAGCGCGGGCAGCAGCCCGCTGAGCCGCTCGCGGTCGAGCCGGCCGGACGGCAGGCCCGCTTGCTGCTCCTCGCGGGAGAGCACGGTCACCAGCTGAAACCGCTCGGGGTAGCGGTCCTTCAGGTCGGCGACCTCCTCCAGGAACATTGTGGAGGCCGCCGTGCGGTCACTGCGTATCAGGCAGAACCGGGCCGCCTGCTCGCGCGCGAGCAGCGTGGAGACGATGGACAGCACCGGGGTGATGCCGCTGCCGCCGACGACCGCCGCGTACAGCCCCGGTGCCGGTTCCAGGGTGAAGCGGCCGGCCGGGGTCATCACCTCCAGCACGTCACCGACGTTGATCTCCTTCAGTGCGTAGGCGGAGAAGGCTCCGCCCTCCACCAGGCGCACACCCACCCGCAGGGTGTCCGGACCCGCGGCGGCCGGGTCGGGCGCGGGGGAGCAGATCGAGTAGGTGCGCCGTATCTCGGTGCCGTCGACCTGCCGGCGCACCGCGAGGTGCTGACCGGGTGCGTGCCGGTACTCCTCGCGCAGCTCGGGCGGGACGGTGAAGGTGAGGGCGACGGAGTCGTCGGTGATCCGGTCGACCGCGGCCACCGGGAGCGGGTGGAAGCGCGCCATCACAACTCCTTGAAGTGGTCGAACGGTTCACGGCAGGCCAGGCAGCGGCGCAGCGCCTTGCACGCGGTGGAGGAGAACCTGCTCAGCAACTCGGTGTCGGCGGAGCCGCAGTGCGGGCAGCGGATGGCTTCGGTGCCCGTCGCGTTCGTGCGCGTCGGGCCGAGGGCCAGCGGAACCGGGCCGGAGGCGTCGCGCACGCGCGGGGGGGTGATGCCGAACTCCTGGAGTTTTTGTCGCCCTTCGGGGCTGATGTCGTCGGTCGTCCAGGCGGGGGAGAGCACCGTGCGGACCGTGACCTCACGCATGCCGTGGGCGCGCAGCACCCGTTCGATGTCCATGCTCATCGCCTCGATGGCGGGGCAGCCGGTGTAGGTGGGGGTCAGGTCGACCTCGACCGCGTCGCCGCTGTGGACGTGCACCGCGCGCACCACGCCCAGCTCCTGGAGCGTGAGCACCGGCAGTTCGGGGTCGGGCACCGAGCCGGCCAGCTCCAGCAGCTCCGCCTCCAGGGCGGTGGCGGTCACCATGACGCCCCCGGGTGGCTGCGGTGCAGATGCTGCATCTCGGCGAGCATCCGCCCGAACGGCTCGGTGTGCAGGCCCTGTCGGCCGGCGCCGGCCGACCAGGCGCCGGTGCGCGAACCCTCGGGGAGGGGCAGCGTGGCACGCTCGAGGACGTCTTCGATGGACTCCTGCCAGCGCTGGTCCAGGCCGGCCCAGTCGGCGTCCAGGCCCTCGATCGGCTGGAACATTTCACCGGTGAACTTCCACAGGGCCGCGCTGGCGTGGCGCATCCGCTCGTGGCTGGTTTCCGTGCCGTCGCCGAGGCGGAGGGTCCACTGCTCGGCGTGGTCGCGGTGGTAGGCGACCTCCTTGACCGCCTTCGCGGCGAGGGGCGCGAACGGGCCGTCGCCGGCGGCCAGTTCGGCGTAGAGGAGCTGTTGGTAGGTGGAGAAGTACAGCTGGCGGGCGATCGTGTGGGCGAAGTCGCTGTTCGGCTGCTCGACCAGCTGGAGGTTGCGGAAGGCCCGCTCCTCGCGCAGGTAGGCCAGTTCGTCCTCGTCGCCGGCCAGGGACAGCAGGACGCGTGCCTGGCCGAGCAGATCGAGGGCGATGTTGGCGAGGGCGACCTCCTCCTCCAGGACGGGGGCGTGCCCGGCCCACTCCCCCAGCCGGTGGGAGAGCACCAGGGCGTCGTCGCCGAGGGCGAGCGCGGCGGTCACCGGGACGGTGGCGGGGCCGGTGGCGGTCACAGGTGCTTCACCCCTTCCGGGATCTCGTAGAAGGTCGGGTGCCGGTAGGGCTTGTCGGCGGCCGGTTCGAAGAACGGGTCCTTCTCGTCCGGCGAGGACGCGGTGATCGCGGCGGCCGGGACGACCCAGATCGACACGCCCTCGCCGCGGCGCGTGTACAGATCGCGGGCGTTGCGCAGGGCCAGCTCCGCGTCGGGGGCGTGCAGGCTGCCGGCGTGGGTGTGGGAGAGGCCGCGCCGGGAGCGCACGAAGACCTCCCACAGGGGCCAGTCGGTGGTGCTCATGCTCGCTCCGCTCCTGTCTCGCCTGTCCTGTGTGCTGTCTCACCGGTGCCGCCGGTGTGCTTGGCCGCGTAGGCGGCGGCCGCTTCGCGTACCCAGGCGCCCTCGTCGTGGGCGCGCCGACGCTGGGTGATCCGCTGTTCGTTGCACGGGCCGTTGCCCTTGAGGACCTCCCAGAACTCCGTCCAGTCGATGGGGCCGAAGTCGTGGTGTCCGCGCTCCTCGTTCCACCGCAGGTCCGGGTCGGGGAGCGTGAGTCCCAGGGACTCGGCCTGGGGGACGCAGATGTCGACGAAGCGCTGGCGCAGTTCGTCGTTGGAGTGGCGCTTGATCTTCCATTCCATCGACTGCGCCGAGTGCTGGGAGGCGTCGTCGGGCGGGCCGAACATCATCAGCGAGGGCCACCACCAGCGGTTCACCGCGTCCTGTGCCATCGCGTGCTGCTCGGGGGTGCCCTTGCTGAGGGCCAGCAGCAGTTCGTAGCCCTGGCGCTGGTGGAAGGACTCCTCCTTGCAGATCCGGACCATCGCGCGGGCGTACGGGCCGTAGGAGCAGCGGCACAGCGGGACCTGGTTCGTGATCGCGGCGCCGTCCACCAGCCAGCCGATCGCGCCGACGTCGGCCCAGGTCAGGGTCGGGTAGTTGAAGATCGAGGAGTATTTCTGGCGGCCGCTGTGCAGCTTGTCGAGCAGTTCGTCGCGGCTGGTGCCGAGGGTCTCGGCGGCGCTGTACAGATACAGGCCGTGGCCGGCTTCGTCCTGCACCTTGGCCATCAGGATCGCCTTGCGGCGCAGTGAGGGGGCGCGGGTGATCCAGTTGGCCTCGGGCTGCATGCCGATGATCTCGGAGTGCGCGTGCTGGGCGATCTGCCGGACCAGCGTCGCGCGGTAGGCGTCCGGCATCCAGTCGCGGGGCTCGATGCGTTCGTCGGCGGCCACGGCCGCGTCGAAGGCGTGCTGGTAGGCCGCCGTGTCGACGGTGTCCGGTGCGCCGTCCGCCGGTGTGCGGGCCGTGCGCTGCGCGGCTGCTGTGGCCATGCGGTCCCCCTGACCTCGGGCTCTTGGGTGAATCTGTCCCGACCGATCGTTCGGTCCGTGCGCATCAATGGTGTGCCGGGGCGCCGTGGGGTGTCAACCGCTGTGGAAAACTCCGGCGGGCAGCCTGTGGACAACGTGCGGGAGGGCGGGCGCGGCCGGTGCCGGCGCCGTACCGCGTGGCGAGGACCACGGCCCTCGCCCGCACCCGGGGCTGCGCCCGGCGGCCAGGGCTGAGTACCGTTCCGTGGAACGCCGAGAAGTGGCGTGCGTGCATCATGAGGCGCTCGTGGTGGCGCCACAGCACCGAGCTGGACACCTAGCCGAATGACCGAGCCGAAACGGGGGACGGGGCGGAATGGACGCGTACGACGAGGACTCGGGGGCCCGGCCCGGCCCCGACGGGTCGGCCGGGACGCGTCTCCCGGAGATTCCCCCGGCACGCTTGGACTCCCTGACGGGGGCCGAGGCCGCAGGCGCTGCGGACTCCGGCGGCGCGGATGACGGAGGTGGGGATTTCGGCGGCGAGGGCAGCAGCCCCCGGTCGAAGACGACGGCCGAGCCCGCCACCCCGGTGGCGTCGCCCGAGCCCGGCGCCCCGCTGCCGCCCGGCATGCCCCGTACCGGCGTGGCCGCCCTCTCGCCCCGCTACCAGGTCGTCGCGGCGCTGGCGCTCGCAGTGGTCGGTGTCGCCGCCTGTGTGCATCTGCTGATGGTGTTCCTCAGCCTCGCCCCCGCGAACACGGTGACCAAGCAGCACGGCAAGGCCGTCGAGGAGTGGGTGTACCCGGAGTTCGAGCAGAACTGGAAGCTGTTCGCGCCGAACCCGCTGCAGCAGAACATCGCCGTCCAGGTGCGTGCCGTGGTGCGGGCGAAGGACGGCGGACTGCGCACCAC
The genomic region above belongs to Streptomyces sp. CG1 and contains:
- a CDS encoding nuclear transport factor 2 family protein, with product MPTPTPTCTAPEDLYRHSLRLLLDKDIAGWVGLWAEDGVMEFPFAPPGWPGRLQGREAIAAYMRAYPDHIDLHEFPGLRIHRTAAPETIVVEMRGVGRLVETGAPFDMTYIAVVSVRDGRFTSYRDYWNPLAVQQPGLDFAGSGAR
- a CDS encoding NAD(P)H-binding protein — encoded protein: MTGTGTTLVIGATGTTGSRTVARLAAARHRVRAASRRATRLPGAEAVRFDWYDPATHGAALAAAARVYLVPPVGDPDPAAVMLPFLQRARAAGVQRAVLLSSSAIPEGGPGVGAVHQALPGLFGQWAVLRPSWFMQNFTGAHAHAQSIREDGVILTATGTGRVGFVDAEDIAAAAVRALTDDRAPNTDPVLTGPEALGYDDIAAVVTEVTGRPVVHRQLTYEQLRDRLAAQLPPEFATLLAGMDRAIAQGAENRTTDAVQRLTGRPPHSFRAVAERELNHR
- a CDS encoding DUF2252 domain-containing protein, yielding MTGAGGEVADAVGAVARGTRRLPRVSGFAQWPRQGSPKEEGKALRTSVPRRAHRTLDLDAARPDAVHAVTESNAGRIPELTPIRVGRMTATPFAFLRGSAGLMAYDLARTPMTRIGTQICGDAHAANFGLYGDPRGGLVIDLNDFDETVHGPWEWDLKRLATSLVLAGREAGADEDTCRAAAQDAAGAYRRTMRLLAKLPVLDAWNAIADEELVSHTDAHDLLGTLQRVSEKARANTSGRFAAKSTEAVEDGGRRFMDAAPVLRRIPDEEAHAVAASLESYIHTLSEDRHPLLARHAVHDVAFRVVGTGSVGTRSYVVLLLDHREQPLVLQVKEARPSVLVPHLATVGFETPPVDHEGRRVVLGQKRMQVVSDILLGWTTVDGRPFQVRQFRNRKGSVDPAALAADQVDDYGRMTGALLARAHSHSADPRLIAGYCGKNDELDEAIAAFAAAYADRTEADHAELVAAVRAGNIAAELGV
- a CDS encoding rhodanese-like domain-containing protein — protein: MNFAARVPTVEITDLKDGDFLLDVREDDEWQAGHAEGALHIPISEFVARYGELTEAAPQDGRVHVICRSGGRSAQVTMYLVQQGIDAVNVDGGMQVWQAAGRPVTTDEGEPGFVL
- a CDS encoding acyl-CoA dehydrogenase family protein, whose protein sequence is MDFTFTEEQRAAAEAARGVFTGVVPDAVPSPALTTGAVAEGFDRELWSRLAEADLLSLLLDEAYGGSGLDAIALCLVLRESAKVLARVPLLEHSAAAAAVQAYGGPELTQRLLARAGRGELVLTVAANGRSGHDPAELAVGARRDGTEWVLDGVQTAVPWAYEADFVVVPAHLAGTAAERTVLALVPCERDGVVLAEQVSTSGERLAELRLASVRIDVGDVIEAEGVWEWLHALLATGTCALALGLGERVLDMTAEYTGKREQFGYPIATFQAVAVQAADRYIDLRAMEATLWQAAWRIASGASGALPAAGDVAVAKIWAAEGVRRVVQTAQHLHGGFGADTDCPLHRYHAWAKHLELALGPASAHEERLGDLLAAHPLG
- a CDS encoding 2Fe-2S iron-sulfur cluster-binding protein; this encodes MARFHPLPVAAVDRITDDSVALTFTVPPELREEYRHAPGQHLAVRRQVDGTEIRRTYSICSPAPDPAAAGPDTLRVGVRLVEGGAFSAYALKEINVGDVLEVMTPAGRFTLEPAPGLYAAVVGGSGITPVLSIVSTLLAREQAARFCLIRSDRTAASTMFLEEVADLKDRYPERFQLVTVLSREEQQAGLPSGRLDRERLSGLLPALLPVDRVAGWFLCGPYGLVRGAEQALRELAVDRSRIHQEIFHVDAGSSPATGVRTPEHSTVTARLDGRGGTWPVQEGESLLETVLRNRPDAPYACKGGVCGTCRAFLVSGEVRMDRNFALETEETEAGYVLACQSHPLTERVELDFDR
- the paaD gene encoding 1,2-phenylacetyl-CoA epoxidase subunit PaaD — protein: MVTATALEAELLELAGSVPDPELPVLTLQELGVVRAVHVHSGDAVEVDLTPTYTGCPAIEAMSMDIERVLRAHGMREVTVRTVLSPAWTTDDISPEGRQKLQEFGITPPRVRDASGPVPLALGPTRTNATGTEAIRCPHCGSADTELLSRFSSTACKALRRCLACREPFDHFKEL
- the paaC gene encoding 1,2-phenylacetyl-CoA epoxidase subunit PaaC, whose translation is MTATGPATVPVTAALALGDDALVLSHRLGEWAGHAPVLEEEVALANIALDLLGQARVLLSLAGDEDELAYLREERAFRNLQLVEQPNSDFAHTIARQLYFSTYQQLLYAELAAGDGPFAPLAAKAVKEVAYHRDHAEQWTLRLGDGTETSHERMRHASAALWKFTGEMFQPIEGLDADWAGLDQRWQESIEDVLERATLPLPEGSRTGAWSAGAGRQGLHTEPFGRMLAEMQHLHRSHPGASW
- the paaB gene encoding 1,2-phenylacetyl-CoA epoxidase subunit PaaB, giving the protein MSTTDWPLWEVFVRSRRGLSHTHAGSLHAPDAELALRNARDLYTRRGEGVSIWVVPAAAITASSPDEKDPFFEPAADKPYRHPTFYEIPEGVKHL
- the paaA gene encoding 1,2-phenylacetyl-CoA epoxidase subunit PaaA, which translates into the protein MATAAAQRTARTPADGAPDTVDTAAYQHAFDAAVAADERIEPRDWMPDAYRATLVRQIAQHAHSEIIGMQPEANWITRAPSLRRKAILMAKVQDEAGHGLYLYSAAETLGTSRDELLDKLHSGRQKYSSIFNYPTLTWADVGAIGWLVDGAAITNQVPLCRCSYGPYARAMVRICKEESFHQRQGYELLLALSKGTPEQHAMAQDAVNRWWWPSLMMFGPPDDASQHSAQSMEWKIKRHSNDELRQRFVDICVPQAESLGLTLPDPDLRWNEERGHHDFGPIDWTEFWEVLKGNGPCNEQRITQRRRAHDEGAWVREAAAAYAAKHTGGTGETAHRTGETGAERA
- a CDS encoding DUF5819 family protein, which gives rise to MDAYDEDSGARPGPDGSAGTRLPEIPPARLDSLTGAEAAGAADSGGADDGGGDFGGEGSSPRSKTTAEPATPVASPEPGAPLPPGMPRTGVAALSPRYQVVAALALAVVGVAACVHLLMVFLSLAPANTVTKQHGKAVEEWVYPEFEQNWKLFAPNPLQQNIAVQVRAVVRAKDGGLRTTGWTDLSAQDGAAIDGNLVPSHTQQNELRRAWDFFTATHSTDNRSLGMRGSLSEQYLRRIVVMRLYRTYPADREGVIQRVQIRSSTTNVQPPEWSRERVPDKPVYRVLPWWTVTAGEAAGGVR